A genomic window from Coccinella septempunctata chromosome 9, icCocSept1.1, whole genome shotgun sequence includes:
- the LOC123321089 gene encoding poly [ADP-ribose] polymerase tankyrase-like, whose amino-acid sequence MKNANTNVSSIQFITNVIYYWSLETVADFLENKLPHLDYDIDTSWLTERKSVLEILVFDYAHHNSKDRSLMGLLLKHGANPLKRRRCGGTIIQGILRIKDPALIIQFLEYVEDINMIHGNCTALHIAVKRKLKDVVEYIVGRNADINKKSYNGCTPLHESVKTKSVDITKILLENGADIDVKNETGETPLHLAFKYNNPDQVRTLIINGADVNATDAVERTPLHFMCSKKSFNFELYELLLEKCDVNAKDVDGATPLHYLMRSLPVDSSISKKKKLINLFLKYGGNLHESYRFFGTVVHAAAFLNHTVPFLTFLIEKGADRAFADIGRVTFMRCIQLRNGEDKVEEVLKFLFARECASKFQFTENLLTFIESDEKFIELQKSCKKELSILKYKKLIVNDTLSLFAVLSTNERDLANLYRQYPLRTNEIADFETERFPIYGNDLVRNHKKAVAILDAEILICDFLTETSNNVLDQYSIYEIVKFIPTQAILKVPSKLL is encoded by the exons ATGAAGAACGCCAACACAAATGTTTCATCAATTCAATTTATCACAAATGTGATATATTATTGGTCCCTTGAAACTGTGGCCGATTTTCTGGAGAATAAGTTGCCACatttggattatgatattgACACTAGTTGGTTGACTGAAAGAAAATCTGTCCTGGAAATCTTGGTATTCGATTATGCTCATCACAACTCCAAAGATAGATCACTGATGGGCCTTCTTTTAAAACATGGTGCAAATCCTTTGAAGAGACGTAGATGCGGTGGAACCATTATTCAGGGGATTCTACGGATCAAGG ATCCTGCCTTGATCATCCAGTTCCTGGAATATGTGGAGGACATCAACATGATACACGGTAATTGTACTGCGTTGCATATAGCCgttaaaagaaaattgaaagacgTGGTGGAGTACATTGTTGGGAGAAATGCAGATATAAATAAAAAGTCTTATAACGGGTGTACACCTTTGCATGAATCGGTGAAAACTAAAAGTGTTGATATAACGAAAATCCTTCTAGAAAATGGGGCGGACATCGATGTAAAAAATGAAACAGGTGAAACACCACTGCATTTGGCCTTCAAATACAATAATCCTGATCAAGTCAGGACGTTGATAATAAACGGTGCAGACGTGAATGCTACAGATGCTGTGGAAAGAACTCCTCTACATTTTATGTGCTCTAAaaaatcatttaattttgaattatatGAGCTACTGCTAGAAAAGTGTGACGTTAATGCAAAAGACGTCGATGGAGCTACACCGTTGCATTATTTGATGAGATCCTTACCGGTAGATTCATCAAtatctaagaaaaaaaaattgataaatttatttttgaaatatggcGGTAATTTACACGAATCATACCGCTTCTTCGGTACAGTAGTACATGCTGCAGCCTTTTTAAATCATACTGTTCCGTTTTTGACCTTCTTAATAGAAAAAGGTGCAGATAGAGCCTTTGCGGACATAGGCAGAGTAACATTCATGCGTTGTATACAATTGAGGAACGGCGAAGATAAAGTTGAAGAAGTACTGAAGTTTTTGTTTGCACGAGAATGTGCAAGCAAATTTCAATTTACCGAAAATCTTTTGACATTCATTGAGTCAGACGAAAAATTCATTGAGTTACAGAAGTCATGTAAAAAGGAGTTGAGCATTCTTAAGTATAAAAAGTTGATAGTTAACGATACTTTATCGTTGTTCGCGGTGTTGTCAACAAATGAGAGGGACTTAGCGAATCTTTATCGTCAGTATCCTCTAAGAACTAATGAAATCGCCGATTTTGAAACGGAAAGGTTTCCAATTTATGGGAATGATTTGgtaagaaatcataaaaaggcTGTAGCGATACTTGACGCAGAAATTTTAATATGCGATTTCCTGACTGAAACTAGTAACAATGTTTTggatcaatattcaatttatgagATCGTTAAGTTTATACCTACTCAGGCCATTCTCAAAGTACCTTCAAAATTACTTTAA
- the LOC123320378 gene encoding serine/threonine-protein phosphatase 6 regulatory ankyrin repeat subunit C-like encodes MCLLLKHGANPLKCRSRETIMQRILRHKDSALIINFLMFVKDINSFHGGSTALHIAVSRRLKDVVEYIISRNELNINMRTNGKWTALHEATKVGRLDIIKTLLDNGADVEARDEAGQTPLHWAVRFHSSMDLVKTLVESGADVNSKDEYGCTPLHILCTKGAGVNMDIFDLLLQKMDNPNTEDSKGSTPIHILMRLLPVNSLPRNKKLVELFLKYGGSLNKEDGIFGTVLHVAACSNHSANFLMFLMEKGAYACILNGANLTFLDYIIRSDRKKVKEIVKNMIVQEFKGRFDLDPLLLNCVRTDREINQYVRSCKIELCLLTGRQLGNEKQVSLFTVLSSDERTLANIFRNALTRNEMVKFHRRKFPMFKKKIPIYGRNLIDNYKLGLKRMQSENIFHDFLTRIGGNDLSIYSVEEIVRLCPTEEMIKLKPI; translated from the coding sequence ATTCTGCCTTGATCATCAACTTTCTTATGTTCGTGAAAGATATAAACAGTTTTCATGGAGGAAGTACTGCCTTACATATCGCCGTTAGTAGAAGATTGAAAGACGTGGTGGAATATATCATCAGTAGGAACGAGTTAAATATTAACATGAGGACGAATGGAAAATGGACAGCTTTACACGAAGCTACAAAAGTAGGAAGGCTAGATATCATTAAAACCCTCCTGGACAATGGGGCGGACGTAGAGGCCAGAGATGAAGCTGGGCAAACTCCACTGCATTGGGCTGTCAGATTCCATTCTTCCATGGATCTAGTCAAGACACTGGTTGAAAGCGGAGCGGATGTTAACTCGAAGGATGAATATGGATGTACACCCCTGCATATCCTCTGTACTAAAGGAGCAGGAGTGAATATGGATATATTTGATCTCCTGCTCCAAAAAATGGATAATCCAAATACAGAGGACTCAAAGGGATCTACACCGATTCATATCCTGATGAGACTCTTACCAGTCAATTCCCTGCCTAGAAATAAGAAGCTCgtagaattatttttgaaatatggtgGAAGCTTGAACAAGGAAGACGGTATATTTGGTACCGTGCTCCACGTGGCAGCTTGTTCAAACCATTCTGCGAATTTTTTAATGTTCCTTATGGAAAAGGGAGCCTATGCGTGCATTTTGAATGGGGCAAACTTAACGTTCTTGGACTACATTATACGGAGCGATAGGAAGAAAGTGAaagaaatcgtgaaaaatatgATTGTCCAGGAGTTCAAGGGAAGATTCGATTTGGATCCCCTACTTTTGAATTGCGTGAGGACAGACCGTGAAATCAATCAATATGTGAGGTCGTGTAAGATTGAACTCTGCTTACTTACTGGCCGTCAACTGGGGAACGAAAAACAAGTATCCTTATTCACGGTCTTGTCCTCGGATGAGAGAACCCTggcaaatattttcagaaatgctCTTACCAGGAATGAAATGGTCAAATTTCATAGGCGAAAATTTCCtatgttcaagaaaaaaattcctaTTTATGGGCGGAATTTGATTGATAACTATAAACTTGGTTTGAAAAGAATgcagtctgaaaatatttttcacgatttcttAACACGAATCGGTGGAAACGATCTGAGCATTTACTCAGTGGAAGAAATAGTAAGACTTTGTCCTACTGAGGAAatgatcaaactgaaaccgatTTGA